The sequence CACCGTTTCGAggttaataaagtttaaatctCTCACTAGTTAGGATGTGGGGATACTTAAGAAATATTGCTCTTTATTTAAGCAATATTCACGCAAGTAAAAAAACTTGCTTTAAGAGTAGGTTCGATACATGTTTCGCCATTTATTTACTCCTAAACACGGTAAAGCACAAAGGATTAGGTGtaatgtatttcaaatttttatagtCATGCATGTAGCTTAACCAATGCTTCTATTCTTGTGGGCTATATATGAAGGCTGCTGAATAACATAAAAGGAAATATTGGCGTTATTGATGTGAAATGGATTTTACACAAGGATATTGAAAAATGGGTTTCTATTTTTACGTTCAAAGCCAGCCACAATCTGTAATATTCACATAACTTTCAACCAAAAGAAATGTTGGCCTAACAAGGAATCATAATTAGCACTTATATGTGTTTGCCGTGATTTAGAGAAAGTGAAAATTGTACGCACATATTATCCGTACAACTTCCAAGAATACACCAAACTtggaaaaaagtgaatatttaGGTAAGTActtgttttgttaatttcctcATTATCATCACTTTCTTCTTATTCTCTCGCAACAAGTCCCCTGAAGACACTTtcctattttttcttcaaagaCTTTATAACACGGACAGTTGTCTTATTAAATACAAATCACTTCCCGAACAATGATGTTTAACTTGAATGAACCGCCAAGTAATGGTCAAATTATTAACGTGCTGTTAACTTTATCTCCAGGTTAATCTTCATAGAAAGATTTAAATAGAGCCTTAGTATTGGCcagatttttcatttccatgaaaactagcttgacgttaaaattaacagCAACAATTTTGCCCTAATCGATTTAAGCCAAAACTGTACAAATTTTTAGTAACCTTCGTCACTGCATTTTTGCAATAATCCAGCAGAACCTGTTTGTTCTGCgtagattatttatttattgtcgttcttaaatttacttttgttattaaatatacaCGAATAAGGCGTAATGACTTTCTTGGCCTGTACGCCCTCCAGACCTAATCCATTGAGATTTTTAAGACTATCTAGAACTGCACTTCTATATAATAGCTTATCATACAAAGTGTTCCACTTAAATGTTAAATAGATTCCATAATGTGCATTAGAGATGAAACAATCATGTAAATGCGGGAATTGTGGAGAGAGCGGcggaaattttttttgcaagatATAAAAGAATTCAAAAAAGCGTGGTGATGTGGttggattttatttcatactcTTATGCgtagatatttaaaaaccaCCCCAGAGAAACGAAACCATTTTGAAATAACTCAACATGTTGAGGAGCTACGGATCTTTAAAGTCTGCAAAATATATACAACTATTCCCAAATGGTTCAAAAGTTACTgcatttttgcaataaatccaGCACACCCCGTATATTCTGCAATATCGCAATAATTTTCTCACACTTACATGGCTAAAGAGACTTGAATCGTCGGCGGATGTTTGTGTAAACATTCAAGCATTTAAGAATACAATAATATGTTGCAAAATCGAAGGAAACAACCGTTTTTTATGTGGGAGACATTAAGTGTGTATCGAAGAAGGCCATCGGTACTTACCGTTGCTAATCCGTGAAGAAGCAGAGCTGCAAACAGACTTAAGGCGAAATATCCTGCCGAGAGAAGGACTGCTGCTGCAGGAAGAGCTTTGGATGCTTCTAAGATGATCCATATCAGCTCAAATGCGAACGCTATGAGGTAAGCTATCTGAAAAGGAGAAAGAGAATATGTTCATcgaattacaaaattaattattctgcGAGTCTGAGAGTTTAGAGCTTTACTCCATCTCACTCATAAGCCTCCATAAATAGAGGGTGGAACAGAGCAATAGGTAAGCAGATGCCTACATAAGTTGTCCGACTCTAGGACTCGACTTTCGTCATTTGGACCGTGACAGCCTCAAATAACATCATATTCACATTATGGAGTCGATGGCCCTAGGATCCAAGAACAAGAGTATAAAGATAAGAACTTTGATGAGGGAAAATCAAGTCAGGTGATGAACCCTGGTTGAAGAGAATCAAGAAATTTCGAGAATGCCTGTAGAAAATTCTCAATTGTAAAGTCGATGGatatagaaaaagaaaaaaaaaagatgaagGGAATGTAAGGTCAGGTAATCAACCCCGATTAAAGGAAATTCAGAAACTAACCCAGAAGACATTTATGCTAATATGACGTGGAACCCCTCTGGGAAGTTCTCACTCACAGATTTATATTCAAAGAATCAACCGATGCTCTCCAACGGGGGGCTTCCCTCAAAGAAATGGAATGGTTAATGCCTATCTACTATTAGGAAGTAGGCATTACTCGGTAAGGAGTTTATATCAATGTACCTCTTGGGAAAGAAGGTATTTAATCACCTGTAAACCCAAAAAAATAGCCCCAAAAACGCTGTTTAGATAGGCAGTAGACTGATGTTAATATAATGTCACTTATCTGTAATATTGGCATCTTGACGTCATACAACCAAAAAATGACGCGatatttttggtatattttttacGTGACATAGACGTCCTGATAGGTATGTAATATTGACGTCATTTTACAGTCACGAACCAATAAGAGTATCGGTAAAatgtttatcaaaaatgtatgGCTTGAGTATTTGTTGTGCAGCCGGAGAGTTCAGAATTCGGAAATTTGATCCAGAAATCCCGCCTTGAAATATAATTAGCCATCTTTAACTGGGTAATGTAAAGGCTCTACATTCGTTATTCTGTCCACTCCATATAAATCatctttgttttgaaatacACAGGACATTATTACTTGGTAGAAAGCCAATAAAACCTAGACTAATTAATTAACGGTCATTAATGGCTTAAACCGCGCCGCTCCCTTTCTCTTTCTGTTAAACGAATACAAACAAGAAGATGTTAAACGATATTCCTAAAAACGAATAATAGTAAAAGCGTTATATCacttttatatgaataatTCAGCGTTTAATGCCGTTCAGCATTATATTTTACGATTTCGAGGAGTAATGAAAGTTGTAAAGAATGCGTTGACCACACTTTAGCTTATTACCTGATACGGTACCAGCTCGTTTACCCGAAGTGTTTTTTATTGTAGTACATGATTTGATCCGGTTGTAGGTACTCTTAGGGACTTACGTATTACATGGAGTTTAGTTACCGTTTTAACGGTtaagtaaagttttttaactaaagagaataagtgaaatattttatagggTTACCTGCGTATCGATTTcggtaaaaaatgaaagtgCGATGAGAAATAAGGCTTAATTAGAGATAAAGTTCATGAGGGCTgacgaaaaaatatatatatatatgtataggtATGTTATAGACCTTCCTACTCATTTTAGTTTCCTTATACGTGGGCACCGTCGATAACGGGTCgcttttttactaaaatttcgAACTAAACCAACCGTATCCGAAGTAGAATTTTGTTTACGGAGAGGAATTTGAGAACTTTATTCGAACTCACGTTTTTATGTTtcgaattattattaatcgaTTAGCGGTTTACAGGGCAGTCCGAATTAATTCTATGAAACGTCGACATTCGTACTGTATAACATTTAATCACAGACAATTTAAGAGCAgtaaggatatttttatttgcaagaAGTCCGCACTGCAGCTAAAacgtagatttttatttatttcgagcgtttttttttttaattaaacgtaCGCAAACAAGGCGTAATGACTTTCTTAGCTTGCATGTTCTCCAGACCTAACCCATCGAGATTTTTTGGGCAATATAAAACTATGCTTACATTCGCAAACAGTCTTtggttaaaaatataaaaaataaaagaataaacaaataaacaaataatttaaaaacaaaccaGTTTTctataaacaaacaatttttttcattgtttacgtactatttaactgagattatattgcattttttacaaaatttatagctgtttttcttaaaaattaaagaatagaTTTCGAATCGCATTACGCCgttaaatgtagttttgaaagaccttgAATTTAAGGTATCACATGACCTTtcgtgccatttaaaatttttgagaggGTTGCTGTGACGCGCAGAAGAGTGAAGATTAGaggttgaatttttttatataaaaattcgtccccctcaaaaactgctttcacttattttggaaattctcCAAAAAgtccttatttttcaagattaaagGGAGGTCAAGTTTTCGTTTGGTTGGCCCggcatgtaaaaaaataaaatgcatgaagtggaaaaattaatagacCCGTGGGGATAATTTTGAGAAAAGGAAAGATCCGACCCATGGTACCGTTGTCCAGTGTCTTATTCCCCTTAGGCCCAATGGATCAAAGTCTCGACAACTACCTACAAAGTAATTTTCACGGAAACCAAGCAACTAACCAGTAACCTGCCCTTACTTGGTCGTTCCTATGGAAATTATCCTCTCGGTAAAGTTACCCAGACTTTGATTTTTCGGCTTAATTTCAACCTTATGTGGTCAATCTCTCTGAATcaattcttatgtttaaatttaatttcagattaATTCAGGTGACCTAACTTTTCGTAGCAGCAACGTGCTTACCAGTAAATAAGTGGCGAAGAATCCGCATGCGATGGGCAAACTAcagcaaaaacatttttcgataaaagCCATTATTTGAAGGAATGTTCATTTGAATTTGCAGTTCCtccaaataaaattcacaAGCATTGTTGTTGCACTTCGTAATAAGAATCCTCGATAAACAACGTCACGGACACTATATCATAACttatacacacacacacatctAGATCGCGCTTTAATGGATACCATAAACCCATCCGGATAGATAATTGTGATGGTTTTGTCACCTTTGTTGTTTCAAGCAGATTTCCCTTGGGGCACCAcgctaatttaaataaaaaaaaactgtaggCGAGGCTTAAGAGTGTATGACTATGAGTAATATCTCGCTGGGTTATTTGCGACTaacaatttgaatattttattcacgTGCGTTACGTTACTTTCTCTTTACTTCGCCTTCCCACCAAGACTTTTAAACAATGCCATGCTCCGTGGTATTCCCGCGAACGGGCACCGGCTGTAGGGTAGACAACCTTACATACCTGCGTTTGATTGCgcgaaatttgataataactCCTTATTATTGCGTTTCGCTAATTAGCGCCGTGCTTTTATACCATCGATGGTGTAAATTGTCCACTGGGTAAggtttacatttaaataagtttcttAGAGGGATAATTTTCGTGGGAAGTCGTGAGATAGCGCCCTAAGTTTGCTAGTTTCTGGGATTTCCTGAAAGTTGCTTCTAAATAAGACAGAAGTTTTGGGAGCTATTTGTATATCCCGTCGCAAAGTTCTTCTTAAcattacttattaaaacttaaaatataatgaatattaTTTCACCAGTTAGAAAATGCATTGTTTTGTGTAACTAGCGGGAGTTTAATCCCGCTTCACTCATTCATGTATGATTTTTCCTTTACGCTCTTTCACACatatttgccatttttcatACAGCCCTCTCTATATGagtattattataatatgtatggaaaacaacaaaactataaattttagatattattttattgtagtaAAGGTCGATCACATTTTGTTTCATCACAACTTTATTAAATGGTTCATTAATTCAGGAAATCAAACTTAAAtagataattattttcaaattaaataaataataaatatctttacTTTTCCTCAGTAATGCATCTCAATGACGTCAACTCTGACATTAAGGTTAATCAAGAGAAAATGTGTTATCCTTTTGTCGTTTCACGCTGTCATGTCAAAAAAATTCGCGATTAGCGACGTTGCCgtacttgaaaaaaataactaaaactaGGAGAGTTTCAGTTGATTAAAGAATTCCCTATTCTTCACGTCATTGTTATTTACCAACTTGATTTAAATCTTCGgataagtaaaaaatcattagatttatttgttaattatttatactgAAGTACACTATTATTAAGAAACTTTGACGTTGACaaattagttttgtttttgagaaatacaTCAAATTCAAACTGCTGCTCCGGTTCTGGCAACACTGCACTGAAATTGTGTAATAAGGAGGTTACAGGGGtaatattctaattttttcaagaaaactaaaaaaaggtaAGCCTTGTTAAACATTAAAACGTTTCCATACATACTTTAATATCTGTTCAATctaaaatacatttatttctttaaattgctGCCTTGGaatctatttaattttgtgtcCAAAACATGGTTACATAAAGGTACATGATCCAATTTACAGGGTACCTAAGTTCTAGAATTTAAATACATGTTTGACATTGAGATAAACTATCTTTTACTATGCCGATGTATCTATAAATTAACTTAGCTAAGTACAATTTAGGATATCAACCTCACCCTAACACTGAAATGATTTGGTGATGTTCACTACCGAAGAGGACAATTCCTTGACAGCTAAACTAGAAGTGCATATATATAGAGTTTTTACGATCCTCTAATTTTTCTTGAGTAGGCTATGAAAATCTTCAATGTGTGTATTCTCTGCCTTCTTGCAGTTAATATAAGCATGTGAGACTTCAGACATAACTTTTACCAAATAACTTCTTGGTAACCCCAGGAAATGTTTACATGCCATACGTTTTTGTCAAGAGTTTCaaggaaattgtaaaaatggaCTTAAAATTCGGAGAAAGAtcagaaatacaaatatttttggcaaaaacttaaaatgacCCCCAATTACTACCCTAAAAGGAATAGAAACAATTCTAATTAAAacatacaaaacaaattaaagacTTCTTTATGAGATATTCAAGCAAGATGGAATTTGGAGTTAGCCACAAATACATCCATTAAATGTTACTGGCAGTGAATACACAAGCCTGCATATGAATTTTGCAAGGTTACTGAAGACCccaaaattaactaattataGTTCGTTTTTTGCTTTGAATATTGGTGAGCAGTATTAGTGagtaaaatatcaagaaatatgaaaaatttaatttaatatacatatctGTAAATGCAAGTTTATTTTgggtttttcaattatttttgtcttgtaaaatatatattgggACCTTTGTGTTCACTGCCGAAAATTTATCCTCTTGCTTTCTTCCTCTCCTTGATTGTTAATGATATCCCAATAAGTAGTAAGAACAAATTAAAGACTTTGGCtttttaatcttaaatttttaagaaacacactgaaaactatttaaaacatattatgCAACCCTAACTTTTAGGTGGATTtccaaaaatctttaaatagcattaagaaactatttttttaataaaaatggtggttattctaaaaatatagtAGTTAGgttttgtaaatatgtaatgaaaatgttttttttttcagactAAAATCAAAATGTCTGACGCCCCAACTCCAGCAAGACCTATGAAATTCCCATACACTTTCAGCGCGAAACTCGCTCAATTCCCAtacaaattttactttaacaaCAATTGGGTCGTTAAATACTACTGCTTTGCCTTGGTATTGACAATTCCAATTTTCAGGTCGATCAGTAAATTATGTAAGTACCTTTGAGTGGAAATGTAGTACGTCTTACTGATATTTTATGCATTTCTGTGGAATAAACTGTTTTCATGAGGTATTGAAAACTGCtctgaattaaaaaagaaaaatccggtttttaaaaatgtattctaaATTAAAGTAAACTCAATATGCcatgaaaacaataattttaagagCGAGATCGATTATTTGTTTGAAGAATCTTCTCGGCATGTGAAGGAGATCCGATTTCAATAACCGAATAggataatttcataattctgAATACAAAACTTTTATGATTATGcacttaatatattttttcagcgAATTCACCCGAAAACGTAGCTAAATGGGCAGAAATTCGTCGTAAAGAAGCCGCTGAGCACCATTAAACGTCATTTAGTGTAGAATCCATGGTTATACAACAATTAGAACTTCTGTTAATTTCCTTTTGTGGATAATTTATATACACTTTTGTTGATctttatttaatgtaattgaaattaaatggattaataattttttttttctctaatttatcctttttattttatctaaaatcaTCTgatttagcatttttttaatctatacAGATACTCTTTTTCTAAGATACTTTCACATTTCTGACCTTGCTCATTCACAAATAGGTACATAGGTTGTTTTGGTCCCACAACGTTACTATTAAATTGATGGGTTGTTTGctctaaatatttaatgtttatcaGCATGAAAATAAATAGCAGTTTTGGAATATAAATGTtgataattgttaattaatcaTAAAGTAGTGTATGTGTTTTTTCTCATTgcaataaaagatatttagtAGTGATAAGTTGACTACTCCTATTAAGTTACTCATTATGTCTAGATTTCAAAATCCGGTAATTAGGAAAATGGTAATTGTGACCCAAGGTAAGTAAAATAAGTCAATATGTGGACAGAATAATTACACTTTTAATTCttagatttattattattttgtcagAGTACATGACACGCAATAATTAAcgatttctaataaaatactgtGGCTCTACGAGTATCGCATGCTCGATGACGTCAAGAACTAAATTATTGAATATGACGATTCTActattatttttgacatttaagTATATCAGTGTcgtgaaatttgaatttattgaacTAAATCATCGCgcgaaatataaatttaataattatttcataattaatgaaacttattgttttttttaagtggtCACATAAACTCATGTTTACTTAAATTAAAGAACATGTAAAACAGTGATTTGTGGTTTCTTATAACTATTTAACAAAGATAACGCAAAACTCCAAGTTTCTAACCTCAAAAAATAGCCCGCCAAACTTCAGCCACTTTTGCTTTAGAAAagatctttttaattttactcgtgtgtttcaatattttcgtataaaaattatatcgtCACCCTAACATGTTGAGCAATATTGGCGAATACTTTTCTGCAATTATTCCTGCACTTTCAAATGAGCTTTACCATGAGAACTCAGTTGAAAAAGTTCAAACCACAGGTAGTAATGAAACCCCCAATAAACCGGTAGAACAAATAACCCACCGTAAGTACTGCTATACATCGTGATAATGTGGCCTTAACTACTTAGgtgttataaaatatttctatattcTTTATTTAGAAATATAGTATCAACCAATATAATAACAATTGTTCTCAGTTCACTcgtc comes from Euwallacea similis isolate ESF13 chromosome 9, ESF131.1, whole genome shotgun sequence and encodes:
- the roh gene encoding uncharacterized protein roh, whose product is MSDAPTPARPMKFPYTFSAKLAQFPYKFYFNNNWVVKYYCFALVLTIPIFRSISKLSNSPENVAKWAEIRRKEAAEHH